One genomic window of Acidimicrobiales bacterium includes the following:
- a CDS encoding helix-turn-helix transcriptional regulator: protein MLRKRRRGLDLTQAQLAARLGLAQTVISQIEAAQRRLDILELAQLCDALDLDFLHTIDVFRTAYDDESKGAPR from the coding sequence ATGCTGCGCAAGCGTCGTCGAGGACTTGACCTCACTCAGGCCCAGCTCGCAGCGCGTCTCGGGCTCGCACAGACGGTCATCAGCCAGATCGAAGCAGCTCAGCGGAGGCTGGACATCCTGGAGCTCGCTCAGCTCTGCGACGCGCTCGACCTCGATTTCCTGCACACCATCGACGTGTTCCGGACTGCTTACGACGACGAGAGCAAAGGCGCCCCCAGGTAG